A DNA window from Providencia huaxiensis contains the following coding sequences:
- the modC gene encoding molybdenum ABC transporter ATP-binding protein ModC, which produces MLELDFSQKLGDLQLEVTTQLPTESITAVFGLSGAGKTSLINVIGGLTKPNTGRVVLNGRTLVDMEKGICLPPEQRHIGYVFQDARLFPHYRVKSNLRYGMSPIMKDRFDDIVGLLGIEKLLNRYPITLSGGEKQRVAIGRALLTAPEILLMDEPLASLDLPRKRELLPYLEKLSQDVKIPILYVSHSLDEILRLADKVIVMAQGKVKAFGPLEDVWASSALRPWLQQETLSSVVSATVHSQHPDYEMTAVIVGSQKLWIPRVEAQQGADVRIRIDAADVSLVLEKPQVSSIRNILAAEVVEWIEDGEQVDVKLDLGEEHYLWARITRWARDELSIRKGRKVYAQVKAVSLSRHL; this is translated from the coding sequence ATGTTAGAACTCGATTTTTCTCAAAAACTAGGGGACTTACAGCTTGAAGTCACAACACAACTGCCAACGGAAAGTATTACTGCGGTTTTTGGGCTTTCAGGTGCAGGTAAAACCTCGCTTATCAATGTGATAGGTGGGTTAACGAAACCCAATACAGGGCGAGTTGTGCTAAATGGCCGTACATTGGTGGATATGGAAAAAGGTATTTGCTTACCACCGGAACAACGCCATATCGGTTATGTGTTTCAAGATGCACGGTTATTTCCTCATTATCGGGTGAAAAGCAATTTGCGTTATGGCATGTCACCTATAATGAAAGACCGCTTTGATGATATTGTCGGCTTGCTTGGTATAGAAAAACTGCTAAATCGTTATCCAATTACACTATCTGGCGGTGAAAAACAGCGTGTAGCGATTGGTAGAGCCTTGCTCACAGCACCTGAAATTCTACTGATGGATGAGCCGCTAGCCTCTTTGGATTTGCCCAGAAAGCGCGAACTCTTACCGTATTTAGAAAAACTGTCCCAAGACGTTAAAATTCCCATTTTATATGTCAGCCATAGTTTGGATGAAATTTTACGCCTTGCGGATAAAGTGATTGTCATGGCGCAAGGAAAAGTAAAAGCGTTTGGCCCTTTGGAAGACGTTTGGGCAAGTAGTGCTTTGCGCCCTTGGTTACAGCAAGAAACGTTAAGCAGTGTGGTAAGTGCAACGGTGCATAGCCAACACCCTGATTATGAAATGACAGCGGTGATTGTAGGTAGCCAAAAACTGTGGATCCCACGCGTTGAGGCACAGCAGGGGGCTGATGTACGGATACGTATTGACGCCGCTGATGTTTCTTTGGTACTCGAAAAGCCACAAGTGAGTAGTATTCGCAATATTTTAGCCGCAGAAGTCGTTGAATGGATTGAAGATGGCGAACAAGTGGATGTGAAGCTAGATTTAGGCGAAGAACATTATTTATGGGCGCGGATCACTCGCTGGGCAAGGGATGAGCTTTCTATTCGCAAAGGACGTAAAGTCTACGCGCAGGTGAAGGCGGTATCATTATCACGTCATCTATAA
- the modB gene encoding molybdate ABC transporter permease subunit: MLSPYEWEAIYLSLKVSSVAVIFSLPLGILVAWVLVRCNFPGKTLLDSIIHLPLVLPPVVVGYLLLISMGKRGFIGEWLYNWFGFSFTFSWRGAALASAVVAFPLMVRAIRLALEAVDQKLELAARTLGATPLRVFFTITIPLSLPGIIVGTVLAFARSLGEFGATITFVSNIPGETQTIPLAMYTLIETPGAEVDAARLCVIAIILALISLLISEWLTRWGKKRLGVA; this comes from the coding sequence ATGTTAAGTCCTTATGAATGGGAAGCGATTTACCTAAGCCTAAAAGTATCCAGTGTGGCTGTCATTTTCAGTTTACCGTTAGGTATTTTAGTGGCATGGGTGCTAGTCCGCTGTAATTTTCCTGGAAAAACACTGCTCGATAGTATTATCCATCTACCACTGGTGCTGCCGCCAGTGGTAGTGGGTTATTTACTGTTGATCAGTATGGGAAAACGCGGTTTTATTGGTGAATGGCTATATAACTGGTTTGGTTTTAGTTTTACCTTTAGTTGGCGAGGGGCTGCGCTTGCGTCTGCCGTGGTCGCATTTCCACTGATGGTGCGTGCAATTCGTTTAGCGCTTGAGGCGGTTGACCAAAAATTGGAATTAGCCGCGAGGACATTAGGTGCAACACCGTTGCGTGTTTTTTTCACGATAACCATTCCGCTTTCTCTTCCCGGCATTATTGTCGGAACAGTATTAGCATTTGCACGTTCGCTTGGTGAATTTGGCGCCACAATTACATTTGTTTCGAATATACCCGGTGAAACACAAACCATCCCATTAGCGATGTACACCTTAATTGAAACGCCGGGAGCGGAGGTAGACGCTGCGCGTTTATGTGTCATTGCGATTATTTTAGCCTTGATTTCATTATTGATCTCAGAGTGGCTCACCCGTTGGGGTAAAAAGCGTTTGGGGGTGGCTTAG
- a CDS encoding AcrZ family multidrug efflux pump-associated protein: MLELIKSLGFALMMVPVVMFLIMGLIYGLGAFFNLLSKAHVPHHHNTENK, translated from the coding sequence ATGTTAGAACTAATTAAAAGTCTGGGTTTTGCCCTGATGATGGTTCCAGTTGTTATGTTTTTGATCATGGGTTTGATCTATGGTTTGGGCGCGTTCTTTAACTTACTGTCTAAAGCACACGTACCTCATCATCATAATACTGAGAATAAGTAA
- a CDS encoding ElaD/SseL family deubiquitinase, with protein sequence MGTFSTKLTTHLMAELTIEQFNGLFDKEIAPETLDSLAKSASDGNLESIDLLHNIALRQDSAGKNAENILFDLFSGKRSAVKGIDKEIQKTSQVLYQSKHHREAFKHPSKLLYIIGSTLEKLDDKIELTHLFAQNLPPVLGHESDLWGNNRMITSDEIGSTDKRETGSSTMLTVNSPIGLMQNNENLLYDIISQKIISQQPLSQLELFPVNINNNHWVLFVLYQDEVKNEIKGMVFNSFYELDSEAKQKIAQAAELAGAKKIHYIEKNIQQYVPNGCGLFVHQAIKELTEQTPTDPIEALMQFQSSFSEKTSEEQQQFNIQKRRQLYSSYLDSLKPKRKTP encoded by the coding sequence ATGGGGACGTTTTCGACAAAACTAACGACTCACCTTATGGCTGAGTTAACAATTGAACAATTTAATGGGTTATTTGATAAAGAAATAGCACCTGAAACCTTAGATTCTTTAGCAAAATCGGCGAGTGATGGAAACTTAGAGAGTATTGATTTATTGCATAACATTGCTCTTAGGCAAGACTCTGCAGGAAAAAATGCAGAAAACATCCTATTTGATTTATTTAGTGGAAAACGTTCCGCGGTAAAAGGAATCGATAAAGAAATACAAAAAACCAGTCAGGTTCTGTATCAATCCAAACACCATAGAGAGGCTTTTAAACACCCTTCTAAACTGTTGTATATCATTGGCTCAACCCTAGAAAAACTCGACGATAAAATCGAATTAACCCATTTATTTGCGCAAAACCTACCACCAGTGTTAGGTCATGAATCAGATCTCTGGGGTAATAACCGGATGATAACAAGCGATGAAATTGGCTCTACCGATAAGAGAGAAACGGGATCCTCGACAATGTTAACGGTTAATAGCCCTATTGGCCTCATGCAAAATAATGAAAACCTATTATATGACATAATTTCTCAGAAAATTATAAGCCAACAACCTCTTAGCCAACTGGAACTATTTCCTGTCAATATTAATAATAACCATTGGGTCTTATTTGTGCTTTACCAAGATGAGGTAAAAAATGAGATAAAGGGGATGGTTTTTAATTCTTTTTACGAGCTCGACTCGGAGGCTAAACAGAAAATTGCGCAAGCAGCTGAATTAGCTGGAGCAAAAAAAATTCATTATATTGAAAAGAATATTCAACAATATGTCCCTAATGGATGTGGGCTTTTTGTTCATCAAGCAATCAAAGAACTTACAGAACAGACACCAACGGACCCCATTGAAGCCCTAATGCAGTTCCAATCCTCTTTTTCAGAGAAAACCAGTGAAGAACAACAACAATTTAATATTCAAAAGCGCAGGCAATTATATTCTAGCTACCTAGATAGCCTAAAACCAAAAAGAAAAACCCCCTGA
- a CDS encoding DegT/DnrJ/EryC1/StrS family aminotransferase — MFNVENAIAVNSGTTALFSMFYGAGIGRGDEVIVPSYTFFATCSPLHQLGAELKFADCGDNGNVDPKSVEALINDKTKAVIITHMWGIPCDMDELIDICERYEILLLEDSSHAHGATWDGKMIGSFSDGSAWSFQGKKILTSGEGGFFATKHREFYERAVLVGHFNKRAKKEVNTDILRDFAITGTGLNLRMHLLGASVVMPQMLNFEQMMQEKRETAHLLKTGIEQIDGLKIVRIPKKANPAWYAMPIIFDESKFSIGLHEFVEKLNQAGALEADIPGSTCPMNEYFLFHSPNKISRDYDEKIRVNKAHFENAIKFHNSMFKLDIWYGEERFNFIDNYLSIILSVAEKYPR; from the coding sequence ATTTTCAATGTAGAAAATGCAATTGCTGTTAATTCTGGCACTACAGCATTATTTTCCATGTTTTATGGGGCAGGTATAGGCAGAGGAGATGAAGTAATAGTTCCTAGCTATACATTCTTTGCTACATGCTCCCCACTTCACCAGCTAGGCGCTGAACTAAAATTTGCAGACTGTGGGGATAATGGCAATGTAGATCCAAAATCCGTAGAAGCTCTGATTAACGATAAAACGAAAGCGGTGATTATTACACATATGTGGGGAATACCATGTGATATGGATGAACTGATAGATATATGTGAACGATACGAAATTCTTTTATTAGAAGATAGCTCTCATGCACATGGAGCAACTTGGGATGGCAAAATGATTGGGAGTTTTTCTGATGGCTCTGCTTGGAGTTTTCAGGGGAAGAAAATACTAACGTCAGGTGAAGGTGGCTTCTTTGCCACTAAGCATCGCGAATTCTACGAACGAGCTGTGTTAGTCGGTCATTTTAATAAGCGTGCAAAAAAGGAAGTGAACACTGATATTTTAAGAGATTTTGCTATTACAGGTACTGGTCTTAATTTAAGAATGCACCTACTAGGCGCTTCGGTTGTTATGCCTCAAATGCTAAACTTTGAACAGATGATGCAAGAAAAAAGGGAAACTGCTCATTTATTGAAAACAGGAATTGAGCAAATTGATGGGTTAAAGATAGTTCGCATTCCCAAAAAAGCAAATCCAGCGTGGTATGCCATGCCAATTATATTTGATGAGTCTAAATTTTCAATTGGTCTGCATGAATTCGTAGAGAAACTAAACCAAGCTGGTGCACTTGAAGCTGATATACCTGGCTCAACGTGCCCTATGAATGAATATTTTCTCTTTCATTCACCAAATAAAATCTCTCGTGACTATGATGAGAAAATTCGAGTTAATAAAGCTCATTTCGAAAATGCTATAAAATTTCACAATAGCATGTTTAAGTTGGATATTTGGTATGGAGAAGAGCGTTTCAATTTTATTGATAATTATTTATCAATCATTTTATCTGTTGCAGAGAAGTATCCAAGATGA
- the modF gene encoding molybdate ABC transporter ATP-binding protein ModF — protein sequence MGTITIQHGNFKLSEIQTLDIQQLNIEKGDNWAFIGANGSGKSSLARVLSNELPPLSGVVKNTFTSPVRLSFEQLQKIINEEWQRNNTDMLSDDEDDTGYTAAEIIQFNHKDNEYCLELAARFGISDLLSRRFKYLSTGETRKVLLCQTLMGNPDLLILDEPFDGLDVYSRSHLSELLSSLSEKGLTLVLVLNRFDELPDFIENIGVVADCKLTMAGDRESVLANTLITQLQHSEKIKQLSIPETEDPTTDEKLDDTTPRIILRNGIVSYNDEPILHGLNWQVNPNEHWQIIGENGAGKSTLLSLITGDHPQGYSNDLTLFGHRRGTGETIWDIKRHIGYVSNSIHQEYRVATSVLNVIISGFHDSIGLYQTPSDRQIQLAYEWLALLGFSTQIAQQPFHSLSWGQQRLVLIARALVKHPAMLILDEPLQGLDGLNRLLVLRFIDVMLSQGNTQLLFVSHHQEDAPACITHRLTFVPDKGKYRYDIEEL from the coding sequence ATGGGCACAATAACAATACAACATGGCAACTTTAAGCTCAGCGAAATACAAACTTTAGACATTCAACAACTTAATATCGAAAAAGGGGATAATTGGGCTTTTATTGGTGCCAATGGTAGCGGTAAATCTTCACTTGCTCGGGTACTTTCTAATGAACTTCCCCCACTTTCTGGCGTTGTAAAAAATACATTCACCTCTCCAGTTCGTCTATCATTTGAACAATTACAAAAAATCATCAATGAAGAATGGCAGCGCAATAACACAGATATGCTCAGTGATGATGAAGATGACACAGGGTATACAGCCGCTGAAATCATCCAGTTTAACCATAAAGACAATGAATATTGCCTTGAGCTTGCCGCTCGCTTCGGTATCAGTGACCTGCTGTCTCGTCGGTTTAAGTACCTTTCCACAGGAGAAACTCGCAAGGTACTGTTATGCCAAACATTAATGGGTAACCCCGACCTGCTAATCCTTGATGAGCCATTTGATGGCCTAGATGTCTATTCCAGAAGTCATCTTAGCGAGCTGCTATCAAGTTTGTCTGAAAAAGGCTTAACTTTAGTATTAGTGCTAAACCGCTTCGATGAGCTCCCAGACTTTATTGAAAACATCGGTGTCGTCGCTGACTGCAAGTTAACGATGGCAGGAGATAGAGAGTCAGTACTCGCTAACACGCTAATAACGCAATTACAACACAGCGAGAAAATTAAGCAGCTTTCCATCCCTGAAACAGAGGACCCCACCACAGACGAAAAACTGGATGACACGACACCCCGTATTATTTTGAGAAATGGTATCGTTAGCTACAATGACGAACCGATATTGCACGGGTTAAATTGGCAGGTAAACCCAAACGAACACTGGCAAATTATCGGTGAAAATGGGGCTGGAAAATCAACGTTACTGAGCCTGATCACAGGGGATCACCCTCAGGGATACAGTAATGACCTAACGTTATTTGGTCACCGTCGTGGAACAGGAGAAACCATATGGGATATCAAGCGCCATATTGGTTACGTCAGCAATAGCATTCACCAAGAATACCGTGTCGCCACCAGTGTACTCAATGTCATCATTTCCGGTTTTCATGATTCTATTGGCTTGTACCAAACCCCTTCCGACCGCCAAATACAATTAGCGTATGAATGGTTAGCTTTGTTAGGTTTTTCAACGCAAATAGCTCAACAACCTTTCCATAGTCTTTCATGGGGGCAACAACGCTTAGTTTTAATTGCTCGCGCGCTAGTTAAACACCCTGCTATGCTGATCTTAGATGAGCCATTGCAAGGTCTAGATGGTCTTAATAGGTTGTTAGTTCTGCGGTTTATTGATGTCATGCTAAGCCAAGGTAACACACAGCTCTTGTTTGTCAGCCATCATCAAGAAGACGCCCCTGCTTGTATTACACATCGGCTCACTTTTGTCCCTGACAAGGGTAAATACCGTTACGATATTGAAGAGCTTTAA
- the modA gene encoding molybdate ABC transporter substrate-binding protein: protein MKKGLVSLLAGATLTLTLASNSFAADKITVFAAASLTNVLNEISEQYKKDTKVEVVASYASSSTLARQIEQGAPANLFISADQQWMDYAIDKKLMVEDTRYTLLGNELVLIAPKDAKIDKVEINKQTDWKKLLDGGRLAVGDPDHVPVGIYAKEALSNLGAWETVDPLLARTNNVRSGMALVERQEAPLGIVYGSDAVASQKVKVVGVFPADTHKPVEYPMAIVKDQDNQATRDYYEYLKTPAASEVFKRYGFEPRTQ from the coding sequence ATGAAAAAAGGTTTGGTATCACTTCTTGCTGGCGCAACATTGACATTAACTCTGGCTAGCAATAGCTTTGCAGCTGATAAAATTACGGTTTTTGCAGCGGCTTCTTTGACGAATGTATTGAATGAAATTTCAGAGCAGTATAAAAAAGACACGAAAGTTGAAGTTGTTGCTTCTTATGCGTCTTCTTCAACTTTGGCTCGTCAAATTGAGCAAGGCGCACCCGCTAACTTGTTCATTTCTGCTGATCAACAATGGATGGATTACGCCATCGATAAAAAGTTGATGGTGGAAGATACGCGCTATACATTATTAGGTAATGAATTGGTGTTAATCGCACCGAAAGATGCAAAAATCGATAAAGTTGAAATTAATAAACAAACTGATTGGAAAAAACTGTTAGATGGTGGCCGTTTAGCCGTTGGTGACCCTGATCATGTTCCTGTTGGTATCTATGCGAAAGAGGCATTAAGCAACTTAGGTGCATGGGAAACGGTTGACCCGCTGTTAGCACGTACGAATAACGTGCGTAGCGGTATGGCATTAGTTGAACGCCAAGAAGCCCCTTTAGGGATTGTTTATGGTTCTGATGCTGTCGCTAGCCAAAAAGTGAAAGTCGTTGGTGTTTTCCCAGCAGATACCCATAAACCTGTTGAATACCCAATGGCGATTGTTAAAGATCAAGATAACCAAGCAACGCGTGATTATTATGAATACTTAAAAACCCCAGCGGCTTCAGAAGTATTCAAACGTTACGGTTTTGAACCTCGTACTCAATAA
- a CDS encoding pyridoxal phosphatase, protein MSYRVIALDLDGTLLDHQKKILPESLAALQEARRQGVKVIIVTGRHHVAIHPFYQTLDLDTPAICCNGTYLYDYLGKKVLKSNPMTLDSVTQMIDKLRGTDIQHLMYVDNAMLYNAKTEGIQRTLNWAESLPVAQRPAIEFVEDYADVMHHYDSIWKFAVSSPNTEQLHQIVSEIENDFGLDCEWSWMDQVDVGRKGNSKGQRLKEWVESQGMTMNDVVAFGDNFNDLSMLTTAGLGVAMGNAVDEIKQQAKLVTRINTEPGIAEVIRKYVL, encoded by the coding sequence ATGTCATACCGCGTTATTGCGCTCGATCTTGATGGAACACTGCTTGATCACCAGAAAAAAATCCTGCCAGAATCATTAGCTGCTTTACAAGAGGCTCGTCGCCAAGGCGTTAAAGTGATCATCGTCACTGGTCGCCACCATGTTGCGATTCATCCATTTTACCAAACCTTAGACCTTGATACGCCAGCGATCTGTTGCAACGGAACTTATCTATACGATTATTTAGGCAAAAAAGTCCTAAAGTCCAATCCAATGACCCTCGATTCCGTTACACAAATGATAGACAAGCTGCGTGGAACGGATATTCAGCATTTAATGTATGTTGATAACGCTATGTTATACAACGCAAAAACAGAGGGCATCCAGCGTACACTTAATTGGGCCGAATCCTTACCTGTTGCACAGCGCCCAGCCATTGAATTTGTTGAAGACTACGCCGATGTGATGCATCACTATGATTCTATTTGGAAATTTGCTGTTAGCTCACCAAATACGGAGCAACTTCATCAAATCGTTAGTGAAATTGAAAATGACTTTGGTTTAGATTGTGAATGGTCTTGGATGGATCAAGTGGACGTCGGTCGCAAAGGCAATAGCAAAGGCCAACGCTTAAAAGAGTGGGTCGAATCCCAAGGGATGACGATGAATGATGTTGTGGCTTTCGGCGATAACTTCAATGACTTAAGTATGCTGACCACCGCAGGTTTAGGCGTTGCCATGGGCAATGCCGTTGATGAAATCAAACAGCAGGCTAAGTTAGTCACTCGCATTAACACAGAGCCAGGTATTGCCGAAGTTATCCGTAAATACGTTCTGTAA
- the modE gene encoding molybdenum-dependent transcriptional regulator, whose amino-acid sequence MQAEILLTLKLQGSLFADPRRIALLKQIKATGSISQGAKLAGISYKSAWDAINEMNQLTDDILVDRATGGKGGGGTTLTHYGERLLQLYDLLAQIQQKAFDVLKEDNLPLDSLLAAISRFSLQTSARNQFFGTLISRDHMQVQQHVQIRLSDNSTVINAALTEQSANRLGLTEGKEVLALIKAPWVKVTKQPAPTGFDNHLEGKITTLERGNENSEVIVTLTGGETLCSTMPNSEIDSQSLKVNNSVTALFNADQVIIATLC is encoded by the coding sequence ATGCAGGCCGAAATTTTACTCACACTGAAACTACAGGGCAGTTTATTTGCTGATCCTCGCCGTATCGCGCTACTCAAACAAATTAAAGCGACAGGCTCTATCAGCCAAGGGGCTAAACTTGCTGGGATCAGCTATAAAAGTGCTTGGGATGCCATCAATGAAATGAATCAACTCACTGATGATATCCTTGTTGATAGAGCAACAGGGGGTAAAGGCGGTGGCGGTACAACACTCACACACTACGGTGAAAGATTACTTCAACTGTATGATTTATTAGCACAAATCCAACAAAAAGCCTTTGATGTTCTAAAAGAAGACAATCTCCCTTTAGACAGCTTATTAGCAGCTATTTCACGGTTTTCATTGCAAACCAGTGCTCGTAACCAATTTTTTGGTACTTTAATTTCCCGTGACCACATGCAAGTTCAGCAACATGTGCAAATTCGCTTATCAGACAACAGTACAGTGATTAATGCAGCACTAACAGAGCAAAGTGCTAACCGTTTAGGGTTAACTGAAGGTAAAGAAGTGCTCGCATTGATTAAAGCGCCTTGGGTAAAAGTTACTAAACAACCCGCCCCAACTGGCTTTGATAACCATCTTGAAGGGAAAATTACCACGTTAGAGCGAGGTAATGAGAACAGTGAAGTCATTGTGACACTTACAGGCGGTGAAACGTTATGTTCAACCATGCCAAACAGTGAGATTGATAGTCAATCATTGAAAGTGAATAATAGCGTTACCGCATTATTCAATGCGGACCAAGTGATTATCGCCACCCTCTGTTAG